Below is a window of Clostridiales bacterium DNA.
TCCTTCTGCCTTTTTTCGTTGCATGTGAAAAGCCCGAACCGGATCGGTTCGGGCTTCATTTCATTGTGGTTTCGACTGGTTATCTGGTGAACGTCCGGATCCGGATGATTCCGGGCAGTTCCGCCAGGGTGCCCAGCGCATGGGCGGAAGGCAGCTCGGCCATTTCCATCACGGTAACCGCCATGTCCTTCCGGCTCTTGTTGATCATATTCTCGATGTTGATTCCTTCCTTCGCCGCAGCCGCGGTGATGTTGGAAATCATATTCGGGATATTCTCATGCAGGACCAGGACGCGGACTGCTTCCGGCTCGCCCAGGATCACTTCGGGGTAGTTCACGCTGTTGTGGATGGTACCGTTCTCCAGGTAATCCCGGATTTCGGCCGCCGCCATGCTGGCGCAGTTTTCTTCGCTTTCCGGCGTGCTCGCACCCAGGTGCGGGATGCAGACCACATTGGCGACACCGATGATATCATCGTTCGGGAAGTCGGTCACATACCGGCCGATCTTGCCGTTTTCCAGCGCGGCCAGCATATCGGCGGTCTTCACCAGTTCACCGCGGGCAAAGTTCAGGATGCAGGCGCCGTCCTTCATCTTCGCAAATTTCTCCGCGTTGATGGATCCGCGGGTTTCATCATTCAGCGGTACATGGAAGGTAATGAAATCCGCCTGCGCAAGAACTTCGTCTTCGGAAGCGGCACGGTGAACCGAGGTGCTCAGGCTCCAGGCCCGCTCCACGGAGATGAAGGGGTCATAGCCGATGACGTTCATTCCAAGGCCGCGGCTGGCCGCGTTTGCCACGATGGAACCGATGGCTCCCAGGCCGATGACACCCAGCGTCTTGCCGCGGAGTTCCGCGCCGACGAACTGGCTCTTGCCCTTTTCCACCAGCTTGCCGACTTCAGCGCCCTGGCCCTTCAGGGTTTTCACCCAGTCGATTCCCTCGGCGATTTTCCGGCCGCACATCATCATGCCGGTAATCACCAGTTCCGCCACGGCGTTCGCGTTTGCGCCGGGTGTGTTGAAAACCACAATACCTTCCTTCGCGCACTTTTCCAGCGGAATGTTGTTCACACCCGCGCCTGCGCGGCCGATGGCCAGCAGTTCCTTGTTGAACTCCATGTCATGCATGGCAGCGCTGCGGACGAGGATCGCGTCCGGCACCGGCTCATCCTTGCTGACCGTGTACTTGTCCGCGCTCAGCTGGGTATGGATAATATCCGAAATCGCGTTCAGCGTCTGAATCTTATACATCAGAGGTTCTCCTTCTCAAACTTCTTCATGAATTCAACCAGCTTCTGCACGCCTTCAATGGGCATTGCGTTGTAGATGCTGGCACGCATGCCGCCGACACTGCGGTGGCCCTTCAGGTTGACCAGGCCTTCCGCCGCGGCCGCCTTGACGAAAGCGGCATCCTTGTCGGCGTCTCCGGTCACGAAGGTGACGTTCATCCGGCTGCGGTATTTCGGCTGCGCGGTCGCCTTGAACAGCTTGCTGTTGTCCAGGAAGTCATACAGCATGGCGGCCTTTTCGATGTTGACCTTTTCGATTGCCTTCACGCCGCCGATGCTCTTCAGCCACTCGAAGGTCAGTCCGGCCAGGTAGATGCCCCAGGTGTTCGGTGTGTTGTACATGCTGCCGGCCTTGGCCTGCACTTCCCAGTTCAGCAGCTTCGGGCAGATATCCATCGCCTTGCCGATCAGGTCCTTGCGGATGATCATCAGGCACAGGCCGCTCGGTCCGATGTTCTTCTGCGCGCCGGCATAGATCACGCCGTATTTGCTCACGTCCATTTCCTCGGAAAGGATCATGCTGCTCGCGTCGCAGACGATCGGCGCCTTGCACTTCGGCAGTTCCACAAAGCGGGTACCGTAAATCGTGTTGTTCTGGGTAATATGCAGGTAATCCGCATCGTCGTTGTACTGGATGGCGTTCACATCCGGAACGTAGGTGTATACGTCTTCCCGGCTGGAAGCCACCACGTTCACTTCGCCGTAGCGCTTCGCTTCTTCCGCTGCCAGGTGCGCGAAGTTGCCGCTGTCGATATAGTCGGCCTTTTTGTTCACCATCAGGTTCAGCGGAACCGCGGAGAACTGCTGGGTCGCGCCGCCCTGCAGGAACAGGACTTCATAATCGTCCCCGATGTTCATCAGTTCACGGATATCCGCAACGGTCTTATCATAAATATCGGTATACATCTTGCTGCGATGGCTCATCTCCATCACGGACATTCCCGTTTCGCCGTAGCAAACAAGATCCTTCTGCGCCTTTTCAAGCACAGGCAGCGCCAGCTGGGAAGGTCCCGGGGAGAAGTTGTATACGCGTTCCATATCAGTGTACCTCCTTGTACTGAACCGGGACGCTTTTGTCCCGGTGGGTTATTTTTTAACCGCTTGCCCTATTATGCCGGATTTGCCGGAAAATATCAAGCAAAATACAATATAAGAACATAGAAAAAAGCGGGGTGTTAATCCCGCTCAATTCCGATTACCGTCAGCACTCCGTCCCGCACCCGGAACCGGACCTGTTTCCCCGCAAACCCGAAGCCGTACACCCGTTCCGGATCATCCTGGTAGGCCGGCCGGGGATCCTCCTTCAGCACGGAGCGGAGGGCAGTTTCCTCTTCCGCCGCCAGTTTTTCCCGGACTCCCGGGGCAAAGGTGACATCCACCGTCCTTTTTTCAGTCCGGTCGGTAAATCCGCCCGTTGCCTCCAGCCTACAGTCCGCATATGGCAGGTAGGGCTTGATGTCATAAATCGGGGTGCCGTTCACCAGGTCGGCTCCGGCAACCTTCAGAACGGTCCCCTCCCGGGTCTTTTCCGTTCCGGCCAGCCGGACACAGCTCAAGCCGATCGCGTTCGGCCGGAATGGAGAACGGGTGGCAAAGACACCAACCCGTTCATTTCCGCCCAGCCGCGGCGGGCGGACCGTCGGGGACCAGGTTTCCCGCTCGGTCCGGTCAAACGCCCAGATCAGCCACAGGTGGGAAAACTCCTCAATCCCGCGGAGCGCCTCCTCCACCCGGTATTCCGGTTCGAATACGATTGTGGAGATCATTTCATCGGCAAGCCCGCTTTGCCGCGGAACGCCGAATTTCCCGTCAAAAGCGTTGTGAATTCGCGCGATAATCTTCATTTCCGTTTACATAACCACCGTGATGTAATTGTCTTCCTTCAGTTCGCCTTCCGGAATCACGCCGGGTTTGCGTTCCGTGCCGTTCACAATCACCTTTTCGGGCTTTCCTTCCTTATGGGCCAGGTTGTCCACGGTGATATGCAGTTTCTTTCCGCGGAATACCTTTTCCATGGTAAAGCCGTCCCATTCATCCGGAATGGCCGGGGAAATCTCAATTCCCTTCGGGGTGGGGCGCAGGCCAAGGATGCCTTCCACGCAGCCGACCATTACCGTACTGGCGGTACCCGTCAGCCAGTGCACGTGGCTCCGGCCGGCAAAGGGACTTTCATGTCCCTCGATGAACTGGCCGTGCACATACGGCTCAATCACGCGGCGGTCCGCATCATCATTGAACGAAGCGGGACTGCTCTCCCGGAAGTAATCGAACGCTCGGTTTCCATGGCCGCACAGCGCCTCCGCCAGGATTGCCCATCCCTGGGGCTGGCAGAAGATGCCGCCGTTTTCCTTGGTGCCGGGGTTGAACAGGCGCATCCGGGCGCCCTCAAAGTATTCGTAGCGGTAGCTCGGCTGCATCAGTTCCAGGCCGTACGGCGTGTTCAGCTTTGCGTTGGCGGTTTCCAGGATGGTCTCCGCCTGTTCCGGTGTGGCGGCGCGGCTGATGACCGCCCAGCTCTGGGGATTCAGCCACATGGCGGCTTCCTTGTCCTTCTTGCTGCCGATGATATCTCCGGTATCGCGGAAGCCGCGGATAAACCGGTCGCCCTCGAAGCACTTTTCATTCAGGATCTTCAGCAGGTTCTCCGCGGTTTCGTCCAGGTACTTGACGTATTCCGGCTCGTTCTCGCAGAATTCCTTCATGATCTCCAGTGCATAGTACAGCTGGAAGGCGACGAAAGTGCTTTCGCCCTGGTCTCCCAGGACCAGGCAGTCATTCCAGTCCGCGTGCAGGCCGGCGGGCATGCCGTGCGGTCCGAGATGCGTCATGCTGAAGTTGATGGCCCGCTTCAGGTGTTCGCGCACCGTGCCGGTATCCTTGTCGGCAAACGGAATCTCCTCATCCAGGTAAGCCGTATTGCCGGTTTCCGCCACATACTTGTATACCGTCGGGAAAAGCCACAGCGCATCATCCGCGCGGTAGCTCGGATGGCCGGTTTCCTTCACGTAGCTTTCCTGCTCCGGGGTATCTTCATGTCCCGCGTTGTGGGAATACTTGACCAGTGGAAGCCCGGCGCCGTGATGAACCTGCGCGCTCAGCATGAACGTCAGCTGTTTCCGGGCCAGTTCCGGATCCAGGTGCATGATGCCCTGGATATCCTGTACGGTATCCCGGTAGCCGTATCCGTTCCGCTCGCCGCAGTAAATCAGGCTCGCCGCCCGGCTCCACACAAACGTCGTAAAGCACTGGAATGCGTTCCAAGTATTCACCATCGCGTTGAATGCCGGATCCGGCGTGCTGATCTTCAGGTTCTCCAGCTCTCCGTGCCAGTAGCGGATCAGCTCTTCCAGCTCGCTGTTCACGGTCTCTTCCGTCTTCGCGTACCGGTCCATGATCTTCCGGGCTTCGAACACGTCCTTCTGACCGAGCAGGAACGCCGCGGTTCCCTTTCCGCCTGCCGCCAGGCTGAAGCTTACCTGCAGGGCGCCGCAGGGATTGCCGTTATAGTTGACGCTGTTGTCGCATTTTCCGTCCAGGACCGCCTGGGGCGCATCAAACCGGTTCCGTCCCAGGAACTGCTCCCGCCGTCCGGTATAGGAAACCACCGGTGCGCCGGCCACACCGAAAAACCGTTCCCGTCCGGTGGTGCCGTCCGGCCTCGGATAGTTGAACTCGTTGATCTGCTCCAGGATGAAATCATCATGGAACTCAGTCCGGGTAATAAACTGCGTATACTGCATGTTGACCAGGTCCTGGGTGTAGAAGCTTTCCGTGGTCAGCTCCGCATAGCCGAATACGCTGATCTTCCGTGGTTTGTCCGTCAGGTTTTCCAGCGTGATCCGCCATACCTCATGGGTAGCTCCCATCGGCACATAGTACAGCGCCTTGCTGCGGATCCCGTTGTATTCGCTCACAAATTCCGTATAGCTGGTGCCGTGGTGGCATTCCGTCCGGTACTGGTCCAGCGGCTTTTTTACCGGTTTCCAGCTGGCGCTCCAGAAATCACCGGTTTCCTCATCCCGCAGGTAAATATACCGGCCCGGTTCATCAAACTGGTTGAAGGTATACCGCAGGATCCGGCCGGCCGCGCCGCTCTTCACAAAGCTGTATCCGCCGGCATTCACCGTGATGATGGCGCCGTAATCCGGCGATCCGAGATAATTGGCCCAGGGAGCCGGTGTGTCGGGATTGGTAATCACATATTCCCGGGCTTTCTCATCAAAAAATCCGTACTGCATCCGCTGATCCTCCTCAGTCATTTTTCCTTTGGTTCCCTTGCGTTTCATGATCTGTGCCCTGTCTTTCATCTTATCATAGCAAACGTTTTCACGCAAGGATGAAAAAGACGGATTGGCTATGGTTTTTCAAGGCCGGATACGCTATAATATCGGTAAATCTGACGATAAAATGGAGGTTGTTCTATGAAGTTCAGCGACTTCGGCTTCCGCCGCGGCGTCAATCTGGGCGGCTGGTTCTCCCAGTGTGATTATTCTGAATACCGCCTGGAGCATTTCATCACTGAAAAAGACCTGGATACCATCGCCACCTGGGGGCTGGATCATGTCCGGATCCCGGTGGATTATAACGTAATGGAAAATGAAGACGGCACCTGGAATGACCGGGGATTCATGCGGATTGGCCGTGCTCTCGGCTGGTGCAAAGACCGCGGCCTGAAGGTTGTGCTGGATCTTCATAAAACGGCCGGCTTCTCCTTTGATCTTGGGGAAGCGGAAGTCGGCTTCTTCGGAAGCGAAAAGCTCCAGGACCGCTTCTACACCCTCTGGGAGGAAATGGCCCGCCGTTATTACGATCCGGAGAACGTGGCGTTCGAGCTGCTCAACGAAGTGACTGACCCCGGCTTCATCGATGCCTGGAACCGGATCTCCCTGGAATGCATCCACCGCATCCGCGTAATCGCGCCCGATGCGCTGATCCTGGTGGGCAGCTACTGGAACAACAGCGCCGATGCGGTAAAGGACCTGGCCGCCCCGGCGGACAGCCGGGTGATCTACAACTTCCACTGCTATTCCCCGCTGTCCTTCACGCACCAGGGCGCGCCCTGGGTTCCGGAACTGGATCAGGCCGCGCGGCCGTCTTTCGACGAATCCGGCATTCCGGACGATTTCTTCGACAAGGCGTTTGCCTCCGCCATCCGGGCTGCAGAGGAAAACAACACCTGCCTGTACTGCGGGGAATACGGCGTCATTGACCGGGCCACCCCGGAGGATACCGTCCAATGGTACCGGACCATTCACGCCACCTTTGAGAGATACGGGATCTCCCGCTGTGCGTGGAGCTACAAACAGATGGATTTCGGCCTGTCCGACAGCCGGCTGGACGGTGTGCGTGACCAGCTCATTTCCCTGCTGTAATTCCGGTGGAAAGCATGACAAATACCGCATCAAATCCGTCCGGTTCCCCGGACCGCGCGCTGATGTTCCGGCGCGCGTTTTCCACGGCATGGCCCGCGATGATGGAAAGCTTTTTTGTCACGCTGGCCGGCATGATCGACACCATGATGGTGGGCGATCTGGGCAGCTATGCCATATCTGCGGTGGGCCTGACCGCCCAGCCGAAGTTCATCGGCCTGACGCTGTTCTTCGGGATCAATGTGGCCGTTTCCGCACTGGTTGCCCGGCGAAAGGGCGAAGAACGCCGGGAGGATGCCCATGAAATCGTATGGACGTCCATCCTGCTGACCCTGATCCTCTGCGCGGTCATTACGCTGGTTTTCGTGCTGTTTGCGCCGCAGATGATGCAGCTGGCCGGCAGCAACGCGGATACGCACGAAGCAGCGGTGGAGTATTTCCGCATCATCAT
It encodes the following:
- the tsaA gene encoding tRNA (N6-threonylcarbamoyladenosine(37)-N6)-methyltransferase TrmO, which translates into the protein MKIIARIHNAFDGKFGVPRQSGLADEMISTIVFEPEYRVEEALRGIEEFSHLWLIWAFDRTERETWSPTVRPPRLGGNERVGVFATRSPFRPNAIGLSCVRLAGTEKTREGTVLKVAGADLVNGTPIYDIKPYLPYADCRLEATGGFTDRTEKRTVDVTFAPGVREKLAAEEETALRSVLKEDPRPAYQDDPERVYGFGFAGKQVRFRVRDGVLTVIGIERD
- a CDS encoding 3-phosphoglycerate dehydrogenase, coding for MYKIQTLNAISDIIHTQLSADKYTVSKDEPVPDAILVRSAAMHDMEFNKELLAIGRAGAGVNNIPLEKCAKEGIVVFNTPGANANAVAELVITGMMMCGRKIAEGIDWVKTLKGQGAEVGKLVEKGKSQFVGAELRGKTLGVIGLGAIGSIVANAASRGLGMNVIGYDPFISVERAWSLSTSVHRAASEDEVLAQADFITFHVPLNDETRGSINAEKFAKMKDGACILNFARGELVKTADMLAALENGKIGRYVTDFPNDDIIGVANVVCIPHLGASTPESEENCASMAAAEIRDYLENGTIHNSVNYPEVILGEPEAVRVLVLHENIPNMISNITAAAAKEGINIENMINKSRKDMAVTVMEMAELPSAHALGTLAELPGIIRIRTFTR
- a CDS encoding N,N'-diacetylchitobiose phosphorylase, with product MQYGFFDEKAREYVITNPDTPAPWANYLGSPDYGAIITVNAGGYSFVKSGAAGRILRYTFNQFDEPGRYIYLRDEETGDFWSASWKPVKKPLDQYRTECHHGTSYTEFVSEYNGIRSKALYYVPMGATHEVWRITLENLTDKPRKISVFGYAELTTESFYTQDLVNMQYTQFITRTEFHDDFILEQINEFNYPRPDGTTGRERFFGVAGAPVVSYTGRREQFLGRNRFDAPQAVLDGKCDNSVNYNGNPCGALQVSFSLAAGGKGTAAFLLGQKDVFEARKIMDRYAKTEETVNSELEELIRYWHGELENLKISTPDPAFNAMVNTWNAFQCFTTFVWSRAASLIYCGERNGYGYRDTVQDIQGIMHLDPELARKQLTFMLSAQVHHGAGLPLVKYSHNAGHEDTPEQESYVKETGHPSYRADDALWLFPTVYKYVAETGNTAYLDEEIPFADKDTGTVREHLKRAINFSMTHLGPHGMPAGLHADWNDCLVLGDQGESTFVAFQLYYALEIMKEFCENEPEYVKYLDETAENLLKILNEKCFEGDRFIRGFRDTGDIIGSKKDKEAAMWLNPQSWAVISRAATPEQAETILETANAKLNTPYGLELMQPSYRYEYFEGARMRLFNPGTKENGGIFCQPQGWAILAEALCGHGNRAFDYFRESSPASFNDDADRRVIEPYVHGQFIEGHESPFAGRSHVHWLTGTASTVMVGCVEGILGLRPTPKGIEISPAIPDEWDGFTMEKVFRGKKLHITVDNLAHKEGKPEKVIVNGTERKPGVIPEGELKEDNYITVVM
- a CDS encoding glycoside hydrolase family 5 protein, which encodes MKFSDFGFRRGVNLGGWFSQCDYSEYRLEHFITEKDLDTIATWGLDHVRIPVDYNVMENEDGTWNDRGFMRIGRALGWCKDRGLKVVLDLHKTAGFSFDLGEAEVGFFGSEKLQDRFYTLWEEMARRYYDPENVAFELLNEVTDPGFIDAWNRISLECIHRIRVIAPDALILVGSYWNNSADAVKDLAAPADSRVIYNFHCYSPLSFTHQGAPWVPELDQAARPSFDESGIPDDFFDKAFASAIRAAEENNTCLYCGEYGVIDRATPEDTVQWYRTIHATFERYGISRCAWSYKQMDFGLSDSRLDGVRDQLISLL
- the serC gene encoding 3-phosphoserine/phosphohydroxythreonine transaminase, which encodes MERVYNFSPGPSQLALPVLEKAQKDLVCYGETGMSVMEMSHRSKMYTDIYDKTVADIRELMNIGDDYEVLFLQGGATQQFSAVPLNLMVNKKADYIDSGNFAHLAAEEAKRYGEVNVVASSREDVYTYVPDVNAIQYNDDADYLHITQNNTIYGTRFVELPKCKAPIVCDASSMILSEEMDVSKYGVIYAGAQKNIGPSGLCLMIIRKDLIGKAMDICPKLLNWEVQAKAGSMYNTPNTWGIYLAGLTFEWLKSIGGVKAIEKVNIEKAAMLYDFLDNSKLFKATAQPKYRSRMNVTFVTGDADKDAAFVKAAAAEGLVNLKGHRSVGGMRASIYNAMPIEGVQKLVEFMKKFEKENL